Within Papaver somniferum cultivar HN1 unplaced genomic scaffold, ASM357369v1 unplaced-scaffold_11948, whole genome shotgun sequence, the genomic segment AAAGCATGACATGGGTTCCGATATCGATGGGCTTGACTTGTATGCCGAAATGAAAGTTCTGAAAGATATTTGCCAGAAGAGATTGAACGGCCAATTGAAGTGTTGAATTTCCTGAAATATTTGGAAGGTTGGTACCCGAATGCAGTGATTGTACACAAGATTTTATTGACAATTTGCATTACAGTTGCCTTTGCAGAAAGAAGTTTCTCAAAGCTAAAGTTGATCAAGTCCTACCTTCGGTCGACAATGTCACAATAAAGATTAAATGACCTAGCAATGTTATCTATCGAGGTCGACATGGTGAATATCATCGATTACTGTACGATAATTGATGAATTCGCTGAGGAGGCCAGAACGATCAATTTATCGTAGATTAACTACTTTTGCCTAGTCGTTTCCATTTGAAAATTTTATTACATACttatgtttgtttgttttcttcttttaaaacatATTTATGTTATCGGTCTTTTTACTTTAAACAATCGTTGGAATTTTTTCTAGGACCCCTATTTTCAGTTTTCGCCTAGGGCCTCTAAAAAACTTGATACGGCCCTGGTTTCAGAAACTCGCACACAAGGCGAAAAGAAAGATGACCAAGTGTTTTACTTCGACTGGCACGTTAATAATAATTAACTCTTCGCTAGTTCCTACTTCTAACCATCTGATGCAAGTACACAGAGTTAGAAGTAGAAGAAGTTTAATAAAATTTACAGATTTTTTAATTATCCAATTAATGAGTACATTgaagaatattaaaaaaaaaattaagcaaaATACTTGAATGTTTTTAAATTGTGTTATTAAAAGAATCCGGTGCAACCATGTGGATCACACAAATGGTCTCACTAGTGAATATAAAAATAACAAGTGTTGTATTACTATTTGTTTAAATTTGGTTGCTAGTACAGGTCGCACcatttctatttatttatttttgatcagcACATATTCCAAAATCAATTCAAACAACAAAATATCAATCAGACTCCAAAAACAAGATTGTAGTAGGTGGTAGGGAATTATCAAAATCCATGTTAATTAATTGCTAactccaaataaaataaaacaattatcCCCGGGTAGATACCTGGATACCCGTGGCTTTGGATGTGGGATTTTATTGATATGGGCATGTGGATCAAATAATAACTGAACATGTGGCATTTCTATTTTAATATGaataaatattttccaaaattttaAATAAATATTCTAATTTAATTGCCGCATGTGGTATTGTGGTTGGTTCTACCTGCCCACATTTAACAAAATTCAGCCCACGTTCCCTTAAAGCATTTCAAATAGTGGGTGTTAGATTTTATGTAGAAGGCTTATGTACACCTTTATACTTGATAGGAAACTCTTTAATTTGTTCTCTAGtcacattctttttctttttcccgaCCGATACAACAAGAAGTTTTATTTTATAGATGAAGGAAAGAATTAATTCAGTAGAGGCCAAGGGAATCTCAGTCAATGGTAATCAAGACCCTAAGAGAGCAGCCTCACCGAACTGCACAATAGCCAATAGGGGAGATGAAACAACAACACCAACTGTTGGTTGATGATCTCAGTAACTAAGATCCTCTACCTACACCACCACGTACAAAAGAGTGAGGAAGAATCCCATAGAGCATAAAACAACAGTCACAGATGCTTCATATATATCTAACTACTGCGGATCAATAACTAAAATTAGGGATCTGCAGAGTTGATGTGTGACCAGTATTCCTTTACAAGCTCCCCGAATAACGATCCCTCTTCATTCATCAATTTCGTTGGTTCATCATATTCCACTATCTTTCCTGCAGACATAAAGAGAATACACTTCTGTTAGACTGAATAACAACATATAGAAGTGTACAAAAGAACTCtaaagttttggtttcctatATGCCAAGAGTATATGTGTACAAAACTCACCGTCACTGATTGAGAGCACCATTGTACTATCATCCATTACGGTCGGTATCCTACGAGCTACTGTGATAACAGTGCAACTCTCGAACTCGGTACGTATGGTTCTTTGAAGTACAGAATCTGTTGCATTGTCAATTGAAGCAGTAGCTTCATCAAGCACCAATATCTGATATCTCCTCAAAAGCGCTCGACCTAAGCAAAATAGTTGCCGTTGTCCCATGCTCCAGTTTCCACCATCTTGTTCAACTGCGCGTAATACAAAAACCTAGATATAAGAGAAAGGGGTAGAGTAAAGAGAGAGCTGATGATGGTAATGACATTTGCGTACCTAGACTACATAAACCCGGTTTTTTCTCTTGAACAGTTTCCCGAAGCTGACATTTCTCGAGAACCTTAACACATTTATGAAATATGAAAAGATTAGTGATGTAGCCGATCTGTAAAATGTACGTGCAGTTCTCCCAGGTACGATTAACAACGCACAAAGAGATAGAGGAGCCGGAAAACATACCTCCCAAATTTCCTGGTCACTATGTTGAGAGAGTGGATCCAAATTGTATCTCACAGTTCCTTCAAAGAGAGTAGGATCTTGAGGTATAATTCCCAACCGC encodes:
- the LOC113330877 gene encoding ABC transporter C family member 10-like; this encodes MAGFIGMALSYGLSLNLALVFATQNQCALSNSIISVERLCQYMNIPSEAPEVIDENRPEPSWPVMGRVEIHDLKIDILKYLIEADDTPLVLQGITCTFEGGHKIGIVGRTGSGKTTLISALFRIVEAFEGKIVLDGVDISTIGLHDLRMRLGIIPQDPTLFEGTVRYNLDPLSQHSDQEIWEVLEKCQLRETVQEKKPGLCSLVEQDGGNWSMGQRQLFCLGRALLRRYQILVLDEATASIDNATDSVLQRTIRTEFESCTVITVARRIPTVMDDSTMVLSISDGKIVEYDEPTKLMNEEGSLFGELVKEYWSHINSADP